GCCAACTTgcctaattatatttttttaatttttaattatttattgtttttaaagggTCCAACATCAAAACCCAGCATAACTCAAATGCTCTGCGGGCCTAATATAACCCATAATTTTGTGGGTAATGCGGCCCCTTTGACATTTCGGTTGCAAATATTATGCAATATTTTACTCGGCGTTACTCTAAAATAGTTGACTATAGAGTATGTGTGAAGTTACACTAATAACTATATCAGAAACAAGAAATTCATGAGGAAGAAAAGTCTGATATTAGAAACCTGTTTTTGCCAATCCGTGAAGATTGTTCTGAGACCTAGAAAAGCCGCTTGTACAGAAGAGGCTGTAGCAAGTCCAATCAAAAGACCCTTCCCATTCAAGTGTAAAACGAAGGCCAATATTGCAGCAACTGGAATTCCTACCAGATAATATGCTCCAAGATTTACATAAGCTCCTAAATTTTGCCACCCACTTCCTCTTGCAACCCCTGTCACatgatactaaatatttaatcatgttgCTTAAGCTACTAATGCACCAAGGAAAGATTAAGATCTCCACCAGGACATGCTTCAGCAACTGTCCCGTCAGGAGAAAAGGATATCCGGTGGTATATAACTATGATTTTAACCTCAGGAGATAgatttgattagattttttGTGATGGAAGTAAGAGGTTTGGAGATCAAATCATGCTGCCAATGAACCAATATCTCAGAGGGTTAATTCGAtgtaaagaaatttaaaattttttttttttggtaagtaaaagaaatttaacttgaaaaaggaaagaaaacaaaCCTGAGAGTACTGCTTGTAAGCTGTCCGTGACGATGCAGAGACATAGAAAAGGACCCATTTTTGCCACCTGATTTACAATTGCTTTGGTATTGCTTAATGCATATCCCAAAATGTGGCGACAGAAGAAGAGAGTTGTGCTTACAAGGACCACCTCAGTGACTGCAAGAACCATTATGGCACAAACAGCCATTTTTGCTGCCTGAGGATTACCAGCTCCAAGTTCATTGGAAACTCTAGTGCTACGAATTGGCAGATTCAATCATTGTCAATGTATCAAATCAGCTTTATTTGATATCATTTGTCGATATTGTGCTTAAGAGTCTAGTTTAGAGCAAACCTTGCAGTAGCCCCAAATCCATATGGTATAAAGTAGTGCAGATAAGTAATGGTAAAGCTGTTAACAAGGAGTCACAAGTCAGAATCCATATTTTTGGTTTGTCGTCGAGAGTCTTAAGAGGATCGAAATGCCATGTACTCGATGGATTAAATACTATAAATAAGCATACATACCATATGGAAAGCATTGAAGTCTCAAGTTCTGGATTAGGCAGCAACCCAGACAGCAAAATGAGAACCTCATAGGACCACCATTCAGGACTGTTAAAAGTGTTTGGCATGAAAGAAAATATCAGGAACCCAAAACCCGAAAAGGATGAAGAAAACTAAAATCTTGTTAAAAAGgattaagtgaaaaaaattgcCAAGTCATTATAGCAGAAGGCACTGCAAATTTGAAGAACTCTTTGATGCTTAAGAACATATCCTTGGAGAGCGCAGCACGAGTTTTTTCACATCTTGACGAGTGTTTCATGTAAAATCCAAGAAGGAATACATTCAACCAGTATGATATACCAATAGCTAATGCTGCTCCAATACTTCCCAGTTTAAACTTAAACACCATTGCCCAACAAAGAGGTATGTGAAAAAACAAAGTTACACGAGAGCTAATGAGCATCGGATGGATCAAGCTTTGGGTCTGGAAATACCGGATCAAAGCTTGAAGTACAGCATATGAGAAAAGGTTTGGAATGAGGCAAACCGAGTACTTTTGCGCGACTTTTGCGATTGCAGGATCCTGGTCTATAAGTATCAATAGCTTGTCTGTGAAGAGCCACAGGACTGAAATTGGAAAGCAAACCAGAATGAGTGATATGATCGCACAGTAAGTATAAGTTCCAAGCTTCTGATATTGTTCAGCTCCATAGGCTTGTCCACATAGAGTCTCCAACGCACCAGCCATTCCAAACTGCTCAgaattttacaaaattcaaacttcaGAAATGCCAATAGGCTTGCTGGAAATgccaaaaattaagaaagagtGGTTTACAAGGAAACTGAAGCCGGTTACACTTGTGAAAGAGGTGGCTATGGAGACTCCGGCGAGGGCGAGTTCATCAACGTGTCCCACCATTATCACTGCAACAACCTGCAAGAGATACTGCAACACAGTGACTGCAACCATTGGTGCTGCTATGAAGCTCACCCTCTTTAGTTCTTTCATTGAAACCATCCATCTGCTGCtcattttctctattttattaATCTGGCAACAGAAATTCTAgtacataaaaaaatagatgTTAGTCTCTATACAATGCACAAACATGCCTGGAATTCTTCTTTATTTAGCAAAGTGATTGATTGATAGATAGTACATAGAGCATGGCTAAcataatgaaaaatgttaatggaatggccaaaggacttaccCAACATGTGAcactttttccaattttttaactaataattttaaaaaattcaaacatgtatttattttataaattttcttattattataagtgataaaattattattttaaaaaataatttattcttatttgacattttaattttgaaaactaataatttttgttataacttaattttaaagagttaCTTTTTAACCTCCACCTTCTAGGATTCCtagagtttttatatattttaaaggtaATAGtcattttctcaaaattcaaaatattatatttatactcTCAAAAATTCATTCTCTCTTTATGGCGATCATTTTTCTCGATAATTCACTTTGACGTATGATCAACCATTAGGATGAtacctcttctctctctctctctctctctgatggGTTTTCGAAATGAAAACCAcaaaaaatctaatcaaaatagTTAGATTTGTCATGAGCGATCTGTACAACAATTGATGCACAAATTGGTCGAATCATATCCAAGAATGTGTGACGTCCTCCTTGTCAACTAAGAAATTTCGGTTAGTAactatattaatttatctaacaTGTGTTAGTTGGTAACACCTAGATCTCATTAAATATGTTGCAGGTAGGGATGACAACAGGgagggacggggaggggatatcaatccctgttcccgttacggggataacaaagaatcccTGTCCctgcggggaaaaatcccctccccatacctgTAAATATAGATCTGGTCCAAAATTATAGCTCAAAATGGTGACTCAAGAAAACTGAAACTTAACTAAATCCTTCTAACATGTAAACACCAACATTCACAAAAGtctcataaatttcatttttgacaAATATCTTCAAGTTAGATACTTTGTTTACATAAtggatacaaaaataaattactcaaaaattgaACTAATCCCTTTGGGGGCAGTtaaattaacttataatataTCTCACTTGTCTTCCAGAGCCTCACAAATTCTTGCAATGCAGCGAGCGACACTCATTGGATAGCCAGAAACTGGATAacaaataatagtaataaaatgagAAACACCACATTATTAGCTCCAACACCACAATGATGTCAAAGAACACCATAAAAACTATTATAgtttttccttcttcctttttcttcggTTTTGGATTGAGTaagattatgtatattaataataagtactaatttatatacttcGATGACATATCAATATGTGATtgattgttatttcatttttaattcagataattcaatcacataatgatacgtCATCTTTAGTACGTAGATTAGCACTCATTATTagtacatatagtttttttaattttttaaagaggacttagcaaaaacaagaaaaaaaaatttgaaaaaggaaagggaaaaaaaaacttatggAACCAGTcatatcatatgcatttaagATGTATATTCACTATAGGACTTATGaagaaaaaggaggaaaaaacAAACATTATTGAGCAGGGAAAAAGCAATATCCCAAAAACTTATTAGCTATTAAGTCATCTGTATAATCCAACTCAATCTTCCCATGGGCCATTGCACCAACCTGGAAATGCATATGATATTAGATCATAAGgactaaaagtttatatcagAAAATCAAAATCCACTTACATGTCAAACATCAAGATTGGATAGTGAAACTCAAATCCATGTCATCAATTATCAACTAcaacacatataaaaaaataggtaataaattcttgcaatattttaaaaaccaatattttagagattaatgaaaaatacttaCTATCTTCTGAATCATTATCATCGTAGATTGTCGAACAAGACTCTTCAccttttaagaaaataaaaaaaattaaagacaaaatctaataattataaactttatattaaaattgataaaaattcattttattaccttttaaGTTAGCCCATAACCAATTTTGAGAACACATCAATGCTTCCAATGTACCTGAATGAAGTCTATTGCGATGTGGACTTATTACCTTTCCAGCAGTGCTAAAAGCAGACTTAGAAGCAACAGTAGAGACTGGAATAGCAAGAATATCTCGAGCAATCCTCTGCAAGGTTGGATATTTAGGCCCATTTAACTTCCACCAAGTCAATATATCAAAGTCTGGACTCCTAGGTAAAAGTTGCTCCTCTAAATAACATTCCAGTTCTGACTTTCTCAAGATATTACTTGATTCTTgttcaataaacatatcaaaatctgCTAGATACTCTTCATCACCACAAAAACTAgattgagaagaagatgaagcaaaCAAAGTTTGACTTGTACTACTTCCATGCCCTGGTTGATATTCATAAAGCAAATCATGACAATATTGTTGAATTCTAATTATTTCATCTTTGCCATCATCTCCAtatatcaaaggaaaaaaataatccaacaatttcattttgaatctagGGTCTAAAACAATGGCCACCCCCATAACACCATGAATCACACtccaatatttgttaaatttttcaatcatttgtgCAGCCATCTTCTTTATCATAACATTCTCACACATGAGccattttgtcaaatgaattttgatttgacaaattttagggAAATATTCATTTGCAGTCGGAAATTTAGTATCAGAGAATAGTAGAGTGACATTGTAAAATACTTCCAATTTTCCACAaatatcttgtatcaaatcCCATTCTTCCTCCATTggtaaacatttatattgtgGCTCACGAAGCTTTAACCGAGAAAAAACTTCTTTGTAAATCAAAGCAGTATTAAGCATAAGATAAGTTGAGTTCCAACGACTCTTACAATCAAGAGACAACTTCTTTGTACTTTGAATGCCTAACTGATTGACTGCTTCCTCAAATTTTTGCTCCCTTTTAGGTGATGCTCTCCAAAAGGAAACACTCTCTCGAATCTTTGCAATTTCATCACTAATTATAGATAAACCATCTTGaacaattaaattgagaatgtgAGCACAACAATGCATATGAAAGAATGAACCATAAAGCATAAGTGATGAACGTGGCAATTtattcaagatatcatcaataattacATCATTAGTGGAACAATTGTCCACAGTCAATGTGGACAATTTTCTATCAATATTCCACTCATAAAAGCAATCAACCAATATCTCAGAAATCACATCTTTTGTATATGGGGCAGGAACATAAACAAACctacaattcaaatagaaaattgtttactgaatacatatatatgtatgaatgtatatattaacaaaatatattaaaagatattaaacaaaaaaaaattaccttataaGTCGATTTTGTAACTCCCATTTGTTGTCGATAAAGTGGGCTGTAATAGTCATGTACCCTTTGTTTTGGTTGCTTACA
This is a stretch of genomic DNA from Mangifera indica cultivar Alphonso chromosome 11, CATAS_Mindica_2.1, whole genome shotgun sequence. It encodes these proteins:
- the LOC123230146 gene encoding protein DETOXIFICATION 8-like isoform X3, encoding MSSRWMVSMKELKRVSFIAAPMVAVTVLQYLLQVVAVIMVGHVDELALAGVSIATSFTSVTGFSFLFGMAGALETLCGQAYGAEQYQKLGTYTYCAIISLILVCFPISVLWLFTDKLLILIDQDPAIAKVAQKYSVCLIPNLFSYAVLQALIRYFQTQSLIHPMLISSRVTLFFHIPLCWAMVFKFKLGSIGAALAIGISYWLNVFLLGFYMKHSSRCEKTRAALSKDMFLSIKEFFKFAVPSAIMTCPEWWSYEVLILLSGLLPNPELETSMLSICFTITYLHYFIPYGFGATASTRVSNELGAGNPQAAKMAVCAIMVLAVTEVVLVSTTLFFCRHILGYALSNTKAIVNQVAKMGPFLCLCIVTDSLQAVLSGVARGSGWQNLGAYVNLGAYYLVGIPVAAILAFVLHLNGKGLLIGLATASSVQAAFLGLRTIFTDWQKQVAIVRGRSICT
- the LOC123230146 gene encoding protein DETOXIFICATION 8-like isoform X2; the protein is MSSRWMVSMKELKRVSFIAAPMVAVTVLQYLLQVVAVIMVGHVDELALAGVSIATSFTSVTGFSFLFGMAGALETLCGQAYGAEQYQKLGTYTYCAIISLILVCFPISVLWLFTDKLLILIDQDPAIAKVAQKYSVCLIPNLFSYAVLQALIRYFQTQSLIHPMLISSRVTLFFHIPLCWAMVFKFKLGSIGAALAIGISYWLNVFLLGFYMKHSSRCEKTRAALSKDMFLSIKEFFKFAVPSAIMTCPEWWSYEVLILLSGLLPNPELETSMLSICFTITYLHYFIPYGFGATASTRVSNELGAGNPQAAKMAVCAIMVLAVTEVVLVSTTLFFCRHILGYALSNTKAIVNQVAKMGPFLCLCIVTDSLQAVLSGVARGSGWQNLGAYVNLGAYYLVGIPVAAILAFVLHLNGKGLLIGLATASSVQAAFLGLRTIFTDWQKQLQVAIVRGRSICT
- the LOC123230146 gene encoding protein DETOXIFICATION 9-like isoform X4, which codes for MSSRWMVSMKELKRVSFIAAPMVAVTVLQYLLQVVAVIMVGHVDELALAGVSIATSFTSVTGFSFLFGMAGALETLCGQAYGAEQYQKLGTYTYCAIISLILVCFPISVLWLFTDKLLILIDQDPAIAKVAQKYSVCLIPNLFSYAVLQALIRYFQTQSLIHPMLISSRVTLFFHIPLCWAMVFKFKLGSIGAALAIGISYWLNVFLLGFYMKHSSRCEKTRAALSKDMFLSIKEFFKFAVPSAIMTCPEWWSYEVLILLSGLLPNPELETSMLSICFTITYLHYFIPYGFGATASTRVSNELGAGNPQAAKMAVCAIMVLAVTEVVLVSTTLFFCRHILGYALSNTKAIVNQVAKMGPFLCLCIVTDSLQAVLSGVARGSGWQNLGAYVNLGAYYLVGIPVAAILAFVLHLNGKGLLIGLATASSVQAAFLGLRTIFTDWQKQALKVCLL
- the LOC123230146 gene encoding protein DETOXIFICATION 8-like isoform X1, which encodes MSSRWMVSMKELKRVSFIAAPMVAVTVLQYLLQVVAVIMVGHVDELALAGVSIATSFTSVTGFSFLFGMAGALETLCGQAYGAEQYQKLGTYTYCAIISLILVCFPISVLWLFTDKLLILIDQDPAIAKVAQKYSVCLIPNLFSYAVLQALIRYFQTQSLIHPMLISSRVTLFFHIPLCWAMVFKFKLGSIGAALAIGISYWLNVFLLGFYMKHSSRCEKTRAALSKDMFLSIKEFFKFAVPSAIMTCPEWWSYEVLILLSGLLPNPELETSMLSICFTITYLHYFIPYGFGATASTRVSNELGAGNPQAAKMAVCAIMVLAVTEVVLVSTTLFFCRHILGYALSNTKAIVNQVAKMGPFLCLCIVTDSLQAVLSGVARGSGWQNLGAYVNLGAYYLVGIPVAAILAFVLHLNGKGLLIGLATASSVQAAFLGLRTIFTDWQKQASKARERIFEADTQRS